A genomic window from Solanum dulcamara chromosome 11, daSolDulc1.2, whole genome shotgun sequence includes:
- the LOC129873845 gene encoding protein argonaute 2-like codes for MDRGKYQRGGGYRGRGRGRGYYEQGQGQGRGEPQMGSSSCNQPPFQSPQQWGNQPRPLDPDNQNYPVSQSPGRGGTLVSQPGRGTASPRPQQQQGTDDPSTAWPTLAKAAQQQGSDVASTAWPALPQKKSSSVPSTVWSRPPLQHGSGGGVGTSLQQHGGGNEQQQVSSGGVGTVSARPSLPQQPQKQGSGGGVSNVWLRPPSLLHGGGNKQKQVSSGGVGTVSARPPPLQQPRKQDVPVLLGTLNTTDPESSENKRVPKPRPDAGNKSGQSIRLFANHFHVTFNPETIIMHYDVDVQEKVDGNRTGKTVTDKSDLRRIREKLCKDMPEEFPIDKTAYDGMKSIFSAVPLPNKCFTVNCSDDGRSYDFTIKFATELNLGNLNEYLGGNFLGNPSNILQGMELVMKENPKRCRISVGRCFYSNVPYEDFGLGVAAHTGFQQSLKPTSEGLALCLDYSVLALPNPIPVVKFLELFFGVPLKEIFRSKRQAATDVLTGLKVRVNHRRNKQKFVIKTLTRDKTSELTFHFEDTEGHKRKVHLVDYFREKYQVEIELEDIPSLDIGKGKKKNYVPMEFCELVREQRFPTDRLDMNTSRVLRKKSLPDPPERRETIRNMVLAQDGPCGAITRNFEIEVDDDMISITGRILPVPVLKIGGQRPLYINNKEKCQWNLVGKYVAEGKALQRWALIDFTPSRSNLSLQVDQFVNGLIDRCRNLGMKSEGPVVIRSSGMNVLSDVDKVEELLKDVVDEARQKNKGKLQMIVCVMESKHNGYKYLKWVSETKIGIVTQCCLSSNANKRQDQFFSNLCMKINAKLGGSNMELMESLPNFTSVDNVMFIGADVNHPGARNDDKCPSIAAVVATINWPAANRYAARVRPQDHRTEKILNFGQMCKDLVDTYARLNSVKPNRIVVFRDGVSESQFDMVLNQELSDLANTIYESHYRPAITLVVAQKRHHTRLFPAVGSGNVLPGTVVDTKIVHPSDFDFYLCSHYGQLGTSKPTHYHVLWDENGFTSDSLQTLIYHMCFTFARCTKPVSLVPPVYYADLVAYRGRMFQEVLMEMNSPRSTTSSNAASSSSSSSRASFEQKFYDLHSDLRNIMFFV; via the exons ATGGACCGTGGAAAGTACCAACGTGGTGGAGGTTACCGTGGTCGAGGTCGTGGTCGTGGTTACTACGAACAGGGACAAGGCCAAGGCCGTGGTGAGCCTCAGATGGGTTCATCTTCCTGTAACCAACCACCATTTCAGTCTCCACAGCAATGGGGGAACCAGCCAAGGCCATTGGATCCGGACAATCAGAACTATCCAGTTAGTCAGAGTCCGGGTCGTGGTGGTACTCTGGTCAGCCAACCTGGTCGTGGTACTGCTTCGCCACGGCCACAACAGCAACAGGGTACTGACGACCCAAGCACTGCTTGGCCAACGCTAGCAAAGGCTGCACAGCAACAGGGTAGTGACGTTGCAAGCACTGCTTGGCCAGCGCTACCACAGAAAAAGAGCAGTAGCGTTCCGAGTACTGTTTGGTCCCGTCCACCTTTGCAACACGGCAGTGGCGGCGGCGTTGGTACTTCTCTGCAGCAACATGGTGGTGGAAACGAGCAACAGCAGGTTAGTAGCGGTGGAGTTGGTACTGTTTCGGCTCGGCCATCACTACCGCAGCAGCCACAGAAACAGGGTAGTGGCGGCGGAGTTAGTAATGTTTGGCTCCGGCCACCGTCGCTGCTACATGGTGGTGGAAACAAGCAGAAGCAGGTTAGTAGTGGCGGAGTTGGTACTGTTTCGGCACGGCCACCACCACTGCAGCAGCCACGGAAACAGG ATGTTCCAGTTCTTCTGGGGACCCTGAATACTACGGATCCAGAAAGTTCCGAGAATAAACGTGTGCCAAAGCCACGACCTGATGCTGGAAACAAGTCTGGCCAGTCAATTAGGCTGTTCGCTAATCACTTTCATGTTACATTTAATCCCGAGACTATCATAATGCATTATGATGTGGATGTTCAAGAGAAGGTTGATGGGAATCGAACTGGAAAGACGGTAACAGACAAGTCTGATCTCCGTAGGATAAGAGAAAAGTTGTGTAAGGATATGCCTGAGGAATTTCCCATAGATAAAACTGCATATGACGGTATGAAGAGCATTTTCAGTGCTGTTCCACTTCCTAATAAGTGTTTCACCGTGAACTGCTCTGATGACGGGCGCTCGTATGACTTTACCATCAAGTTTGCTACTGAATTAAATCTTGGCAACCTGAACGAGTATTTGGGTGGGAACTTCTTGGGTAATCCTAGTAATATACTACAAGGAATGGAGTTGGTTATGAAAGAAAATCCTAAAAGGTGCAGGATTTCTGTAGGTCGTTGTTTCTACTCTAATGTGCCTTACGAAGACTTTGGTCTCGGGGTTGCTGCACATACAGGTTTTCAGCAGAGCCTAAAGCCTACATCTGAAGGGCTTGCGTTGTGCTTAGATTACTCAGTCTTGGCACTCCCGAACCCAATTCCAGTGGTGAAGTTTCTGGAGTTGTTTTTTGGAGTACCTCTCAAAGAAATTTTCAGGAGTAAAAGGCAAGCTGCAACTGATGTATTGACTGGTTTGAAAGTCAGAGTAAATCATCGTCGTAACAAGCAGAAGTTTGTTATTAAGACTCTAACTCGAGACAAGACTAGTGAACTTACTTTTCATTTTGAAGATACAGAAGGCCACAAAAGGAAGGTTCATCTTGTTGACTACTTCAGGGAAAAATATCAGGTGGAGATTGAGCTCGAGGATATTCCTTCATTAGATATTGGAAAAGGTAAAAAGAAAAACTATGTCCCGATGGAATTCTGTGAATTGGTTAGGGAACAACGGTTTCCTACGGATCGTTTGGATATGAATACATCCCGGGTTTTGAGGAAGAAATCACTACCTGATCCCCCAGAGAGAAGGGAGACAATACGTAACATGGTACTGGCTCAAGATGGACCGTGCGG GGCTATCACCCGTAATTTTGAGATTGAAGTTGATGATGACATGATCAGTATTACGGGTCGTATTCTTCCTGTCCCTGTTTTGAAGATAGGCGGTCAACGTCCACTTTATatcaataataaagaaaaatgcCAGTGGAACCTTGTTGGGAAATATGTGGCGGAAGGCAAAGCGCTTCAACGATGGGCTTTGATAGATTTTACCCCCTCTAGATCCAACTTAAGTCTACAAGTTGATCAATTTGTTAACGGATTGATAGATCGGTGCAGAAATTTGGGTATGAAGAGTGAAGGACCTGTCGTAATACGTTCCAGTGGTATGAATGTACTCTCTGACGTTGATAAGGTTGAAGAACTCCTCAAAGATGTGGTTGATGAAGCTCGCCAGAAAAACAAGGGTAAACTTCAAATGATAGTTTGTGTTATGGAATCAAAGCACAATGGGTACAAATATCTTAAATGGGTCTCTGAGACAAAAATTGGCATTGTAACCCAGTGTTGCTTGTCTTCTAATGCCAACAAGAGACAGGATCAATTTTTTAGTAACCTCTGTATGAAGATTAACGCAAAACTTGGAGGCAGCAATATGGAACTTATGGAAAGTCTCCCTAATTTCACAAGTGTGGACAATGTCATGTTCATTGGAGCTGATGTTAATCATCCTGGTGCCAGGAATGATGACAAATGTCCATCCATAGCAGCTGTTGTTGCCACCATCAACTGGCCAGCTGCTAATAGATATGCCGCTAGAGTTCGTCCTCAGGACCACAGGACTGAGAAGATTCTAAACTTTGGACAAATGTGTAAAGACCTAGTTGATACTTATGCTCGACTCAACTCGGTTAAACCAAACAGAATTGTTGTTTTCCGTGATGGTGTGAGTGAGAGTCAGTTTGATATGGTACTCAACCAAGAGTTGTCTGATTTGGCGAACACTATATATGAGAGTCACTATCGACCAGCAATCACTCTTGTTGTGGCTCAGAAGAGACACCATACACGACTATTTCCTGCAGTCGGCAGTGGAAATGTGCTTCCGGGTACTGTTGTGGATACAAAAATTGTTCATCCATCTGATTTTGACTTCTATCTTTGCAGCCACTATGGACAGTTGGGTACTAGCAAGCCAACTCACTATCATGTTCTATGGGATGAGAATGGTTTCACTTCTGACAGCTTACAAACGCTTATATACCACATGTGCTTCACTTTTGCGCGATGCACTAAACCTGTTTCACTTGTTCCACCAGTTTACTATGCAGACCTTGTTGCCTACAGGGGAAGGATGTTCCAAGAGGTGCTTATGGAGATGAACTCTCCTAGGTCTACAACTTCATCCAATGCAGCTTCGTCGTCGTCATCTTCTTCACGTGCCTCATTTGAACAAAAATTTTATGATCTGCACTCTGATTTGCGGAACATAATGTTTTTTGTTTAA
- the LOC129871948 gene encoding protein argonaute 2 — protein MDRGNYRRGGGDKAGRGGGYRDRGQGQGRSGGGGRGEAQIGSGRGGPQTGGGRGGPQMGSSNQPSFQHPQQWGNQPRPSGQYQFRGAPQNQPGQNPGGGGTWVNQPVQRGGGGPTWPRLPEQGSGVPSNAWARPPPQQPQQQGSGGGAASAWVRPPPQQHGGGSQQQQVVDRPPPPQSSDPVQVDLGSLKITEQSPSSPPESYKEKRVPVARPDTGKISVKSIGLLANHFPVRFNPQTTIMHYDVDIQQKAGENRPVKKLTNNAVLHMIREKLCADDPTRFPIDKTAYDGKKNIFSAVQLPTGCFTVNCSDGDDANGRSYGVTIKLVAELKLCKLKEYLSGNLSYIPRDILQGMDLVMKENPSRCRVSVGRSFYSNEHLAEHDFGFGVAAYRGFQQSLKPTTGGLALCLDYSVLALRKPMPVLDFLREYLGEPNEITFRKNIRAAKVALVGLKVRVIHRRTSQKFLIKQLTDCKTREITFPLEDPEGRDPPRDVFLVDYFRDKYQREIRFKDFPSLDIGKGNKKNYVPMEFCVLVEGQRYPKEDLDKDTALFLKNLSLARPQHRRETICEMVRAEDGPCGAVTRNFEIGVDMNMTRVSGRILPPPDLKLGGQSRLPVNDKCQWNLVGKSVVEGKALQRWALIDFSSQERNSFFRLRVDEFVFRLKDRCKKLSINMEEPVVKHFSNMNALSAVGKVEDLLNVVVDEARQKNKGKLQMIVCVMASKHNGYKYLKWVSETKIGVVTQCCLSSNANKGQDQYLANLCMKINAKLGGSNMELMERLPNFGSEDNVMFIGADVNHPAARNETCPSIAAVVATVNWPAANRYAARVCPQDHRTEKILNFGSMCADLVNTYARLNKVKPNRIVVFRDGVSEGQFDMVLNEELLDLAKAIYDSHYQPAITLVVAQKRHHTRLFPEGGPANVPPGTVVDTIIVHPTDFDFYLCSHFGGLGTSKPTHYHVLWDENGFNSDRLQKLIYNMCFTFARCTKPVSLVPPVYYADLVAYRGRMFQEVLMEMNSPRSTTSSYAASSSSSSSSPTASFEQRFYDLHPDLQNIMFFV, from the exons ATGGACCGTGGGAACTACCGACGTGGTGGCGGCGATAAAGCCGGCAGGGGTGGAGGTTACCGTGATCGTGGCCAAGGACAAGGCcgtagtggtggtggtggaaGGGGTGAGGCCCAGATCGGAAGTGGTAGGGGTGGACCCCAGACCGGTGGTGGAAGGGGTGGGCCCCAGATGGGTTCATCTAATCAACCATCATTTCAGCATCCACAGCAATGGGGAAATCAGCCAAGGCCATCGGGTCAGTATCAGTTTCGTGGGGCTCCGCAAAATCAGCCGGGTCAGAATCCGGGTGGTGGTGGTACTTGGGTCAACCAACCAGTCCAACGTGGTGGTGGTGGTCCTACTTGGCCACGGCTACCAGAACAGGGTAGTGGCGTCCCAAGCAATGCTTGGGCCAGGCCACCACCGCAGCAGCCGCAGCAACAGGGTAGTGGCGGCGGGGCTGCTAGTGCTTGGGTCCGGCCACCGCCGCAGCAACACGGTGGTGGAAGCCAGCAGCAGCAGGTTGTGGATCGTCCTCCTCCTCCTCAATCTTCTG ATCCTGTTCAAGTTGATCTGGGGTCCCTGAAAATTACAGAACAAAGTCCATCATCTCCTCCAGAAAGTTACAAGGAAAAACGTGTACCTGTTGCACGACCTGATACTGGAAAAATTTCTGTCAAGTCAATTGGGCTGCTTGCTAATCATTTTCCTGTTAGATTTAATCCCCAGACTACCATTATGCATTATGATGTGGATATTCAACAGAAGGCTGGTGAGAATCGGCCTGTGAAGAAGTTAACAAACAATGCTGTTCTCCATATGATAAGAGAAAAGTTGTGTGCGGATGACCCTACCCGATTTCCCATAGATAAAACTGCATATGACGGTAAGAAGAACATTTTCAGTGCTGTTCAACTACCTACTGGGTGTTTCACTGTGAACTGCTCCGACGGGGATGATGCTAACGGGCGCTCGTATGGCGTTACTATCAAGCTTGTTGCTGAATTAAAACTTTGCAAGCTGAAAGAATATTTGAGTGGAAACCTTTCGTATATTCCTCGTGATATACTACAAGGAATGGATTTGGTTATGAAAGAAAATCCTTCTAGGTGCAGGGTTTCTGTAGGTCGTTCTTTCTACTCTAATGAGCACCTGGCTGAGCATGACTTCGGTTTTGGGGTTGCTGCATATAGAGGTTTTCAGCAGAGCCTAAAGCCTACAACTGGAGGGCTTGCGTTGTGCTTAGATTACTCTGTCTTGGCACTCCGGAAACCAATGCCAGTGCTAGACTTTCTGAGGGAATATTTAGGAGAACCTAACGAAATTACTTTCAGGAAAAATATTCGAGCTGCAAAGGTTGCATTGGTTGGTTTGAAAGTCAGAGTAATTCATCGTCGTACCAGCCAGAAGTTTCTTATTAAGCAGCTAACTGACTGCAAGACTCGTGAAATTACTTTTCCCCTTGAAGATCCAGAAGGCAGAGATCCCCCAAGGGATGTTTTCCTTGTTGACTACTTCAGGGATAAATATCAGCGGGAGATTAGGTTCAAGGATTTTCCTTCATTAGATATTGGAAAAGGTAATAAGAAAAACTATGTCCCGATGGAATTTTGTGTCTTGGTTGAGGGACAACGGTATCCAAAGGAAGACTTGGATAAGGACACAGCCTTGTTTTTGAAGAACCTATCACTAGCTCGACCCCAACATAGAAGGGAGACAATATGTGAAATGGTACGGGCTGAAGATGGGCCGTGCGG GGCTGTCACCCGTAATTTTGAGATTGGAGTTGATATGAACATGACCCGTGTTTCGGGTCGTATTCTTCCTCCCCCTGATTTGAAGCTAGGTGGTCAAAGTCGACTTCCTGTGAATGATAAATGCCAGTGGAACCTTGTTGGGAAATCTGTGGTGGAAGGCAAGGCGCTTCAACGATGGGCTTTGATAGATTTTAGCTCCCAGGAACGCAACTCCTTCTTTAGGCTACGAGTTGATGAATTTGTCTTCAGATTGAAAGATCGGTGCAAAAAATTGAGTATTAATATGGAAGAACCTGTCGTAAAACATTTCAGTAACATGAATGCACTCTCTGCAGTTGGTAAGGTTGAAGATCTCCTCAATGTTGTGGTTGATGAAGCTCGCCAGAAAAACAAGGGTAAACTTCAAATGATAGTTTGCGTTATGGCATCAAAGCATAATGGGTACAAATATCTTAAATGGGTATCTGAGACAAAAATTGGCGTTGTAACCCAGTGTTGCTTGTCTTCTAATGCCAACAAGGGACAGGATCAATATCTTGCAAACCTCTGTATGAAGATTAATGCAAAACTTGGAGGCAGCAATATGGAACTTATGGAAAGACTCCCTAATTTCGGAAGTGAAGACAATGTCATGTTCATTGGAGCTGATGTTAATCATCCTGCTGCGAGGAATGAGACATGTCCATCCATAGCAGCTGTTGTTGCCACTGTCAACTGGCCAGCTGCTAATAGATATGCCGCTAGAGTTTGTCCTCAGGACCACAGGACTgagaaaattctaaattttggaAGCATGTGTGCAGATCTAGTTAATACTTATGCTCGACTCAACAAGGTTAAACCAAACAGAATTGTTGTTTTCCGTGATGGTGTGAGTGAGGGTCAGTTCGATATGGTACTCAACGAAGAGTTGCTTGATTTGGCGAAGGCTATATACGACAGTCACTATCAACCGGCAATCACTCTTGTTGTGGCTCAGAAGAGACACCATACACGCCTATTTCCTGAGGGTGGCCCTGCCAATGTGCCTCCGGGTACTGTTGTGGATACAATAATTGTTCATCCAACTGATTTTGACTTCTATCTTTGCAGCCATTTTGGTGGGTTGGGTACTAGCAAGCCAACTCACTACCATGTTCTATGGGATGAGAATGGTTTCAATTCTGACCGCTTACAAAAGCTTATATACAACATGTGCTTCACTTTTGCGCGGTGCACCAAACCTGTTTCACTTGTTCCACCAGTTTACTATGCAGACCTTGTTGCCTACAGAGGACGGATGTTCCAAGAGGTGCTTATGGAGATGAACTCTCCTAGGTCTACAACTTCATCCTATGCAGCTTCTTCGTCGTCATCATCATCTTCTCCAACTGCTTCATTTGAACAAAGATTTTATGATTTGCACCCTGATTTGCAGAACATAATGTTTTTTGTTTGA